From a single Micromonospora sp. WMMD1102 genomic region:
- a CDS encoding asparaginase, translating to MSSLPGRLRPTPRRLAAVLVPVLTAALTATVVSVLHRSPEPAAVALPPISGTVSGVTGPTEIRSVEYGRAVAAAKAKKPRVTVIGTGGTISGVATSRSSFTDYQSGRIAIGDLVARLQPEIGQVADVSTVQFGNKGSGGYTIAEFHALTLAVEAALKKSDAVVVTSGTDTMEEFAYWLDLTVRSRKPVVLTGAMRPWAAVTPDGPQVIGADGPANLYNSIVLAASQSTYCYGTVLMLGDEFHAARDVTKTSSYRMDTFQSRELGVLGWVDGPNIKVGRAPARVADCDAKQRWLTPFDLSTIAPTALPRVEVVYGYQQAGGEAITAFADAGVKGIVTAGTGAGGISSAQSSARTAAAAKGVVFVSTTRTGSGSVYGGSTSAPIIAGEDLLPQKARLLLILSLAFAPTDLAKVRGWVGTLGNPEWHTAPKGNPKD from the coding sequence TTGTCCAGCCTTCCGGGTCGGCTCCGGCCGACACCTCGGCGCCTGGCCGCCGTACTCGTCCCGGTCCTCACCGCGGCGCTCACCGCCACGGTCGTCTCCGTGCTCCACCGCTCCCCCGAACCGGCAGCCGTGGCGCTGCCCCCGATCAGCGGCACGGTCTCCGGGGTCACCGGGCCGACCGAGATCCGCAGCGTCGAATACGGCCGGGCGGTCGCGGCCGCGAAGGCGAAGAAGCCCAGGGTCACCGTGATCGGCACCGGCGGCACCATCTCCGGCGTCGCCACCTCCCGGAGCAGCTTCACCGACTACCAGTCCGGCCGGATCGCCATCGGTGACCTGGTCGCCCGGCTCCAGCCGGAGATCGGCCAGGTCGCCGACGTCTCCACCGTGCAGTTCGGCAACAAGGGCTCCGGCGGTTACACCATCGCCGAGTTCCACGCCCTCACCCTGGCCGTGGAGGCGGCGCTGAAGAAGTCCGACGCGGTGGTGGTGACCAGCGGCACCGACACGATGGAGGAGTTCGCGTACTGGTTGGACCTGACCGTGCGCAGCCGCAAGCCGGTGGTGCTGACCGGTGCGATGCGGCCGTGGGCGGCGGTGACCCCGGACGGGCCGCAGGTGATCGGCGCCGACGGACCGGCCAACCTGTACAACTCGATCGTGCTGGCCGCCAGCCAGTCCACCTACTGCTACGGCACTGTGTTGATGCTCGGCGACGAGTTCCACGCCGCCCGGGACGTCACCAAGACCAGCTCCTACCGGATGGACACCTTCCAGTCCCGCGAGCTGGGCGTACTCGGCTGGGTCGACGGGCCGAACATCAAGGTCGGCCGGGCACCGGCCCGGGTCGCCGACTGCGACGCCAAGCAGCGCTGGCTGACTCCGTTCGACCTGTCCACGATCGCCCCGACCGCGCTGCCCCGGGTCGAGGTGGTCTACGGCTACCAGCAGGCCGGCGGTGAGGCGATCACCGCGTTCGCGGACGCCGGGGTCAAGGGCATCGTCACCGCCGGCACCGGTGCCGGCGGCATCTCGTCGGCGCAGAGCAGCGCCCGGACCGCCGCCGCGGCCAAGGGGGTCGTCTTCGTCAGCACCACCCGGACCGGGTCCGGCTCGGTCTACGGCGGCAGCACCAGCGCGCCGATCATCGCCGGGGAGGACCTGCTGCCGCAGAAGGCGCGACTGCTGCTGATCCTCAGCCTCGCCTTCGCACCGACCGACCTGGCCAAGGTGCGCGGCTGGGTCGGCACGCTCGGCAATCCGGAGTGGCACACCGCCCCCAAGGGCAACCCGAAGGACTGA
- a CDS encoding sigma-70 family RNA polymerase sigma factor translates to MDDVDRELLHRVAAGDQRAFEELYARHGQPLLAYAEGLLGDRGRAEEALQDTFLATWRGAGSFEGRSAVRTWLFSICRRQALRRMTGQRPAPLPVEAAAEVPAGEPGPEAVALARADARAVAAALAELAPAHREVLELAFGAGLAHAEIAEVLGIPVGTVKSRLFHARAGLARALPADSAPVGVSGREAGR, encoded by the coding sequence ATGGATGACGTCGACCGCGAGCTGCTGCACCGGGTGGCCGCCGGGGACCAGCGCGCCTTCGAGGAGCTGTACGCCCGGCACGGCCAGCCGCTGCTCGCGTACGCCGAGGGGCTGCTCGGTGACCGTGGGCGGGCCGAGGAGGCGCTCCAGGACACCTTCCTGGCCACCTGGCGGGGAGCCGGCTCGTTCGAGGGGCGGTCGGCGGTGCGTACCTGGCTGTTCAGCATCTGCCGCCGGCAGGCGCTGCGCCGGATGACCGGGCAACGGCCGGCTCCGCTGCCGGTCGAGGCCGCCGCCGAGGTGCCGGCCGGCGAGCCGGGTCCGGAGGCGGTGGCGCTGGCCCGGGCCGACGCCCGGGCGGTGGCCGCCGCCCTGGCCGAGCTGGCTCCGGCGCACCGGGAGGTGCTGGAGCTGGCCTTCGGCGCCGGGCTCGCGCACGCCGAGATCGCCGAGGTGCTCGGCATCCCGGTCGGCACCGTGAAGAGTCGACTGTTCCACGCCCGGGCCGGCCTGGCCCGGGCACTGCCCGCCGACAGTGCGCCGGTCGGGGTTTCCGGACGGGAGGCGGGACGATGA
- a CDS encoding ABC transporter ATP-binding protein translates to MDIQTTGLTRRFGRVTALHSVDLAIPGGMYGLLGANGAGKTTLMRILAGVLPPSGGQVRVGGHDLATGAGRLAVQRRLGYLPQDLGLYPDLSPREFLDYVGLLKGLDDTKARRRQVDELLELVALTEVAGRRMKGFSGGMRRRVGIAQALLGDPALIVVDEPTAGLDPEERVRFRTLLSGLAGHRTVLLSTHIVEDVAQTCQQAAVMAGGRVVYTGLVTDLVRVGEGATWEVVSGVGAPPPTGVVVSAVSRSDGTHYRVVSPTPPTPDARPAAPSLEDGYVALMQRAAR, encoded by the coding sequence ATGGACATCCAGACCACCGGTCTGACCCGCCGGTTCGGCAGGGTCACCGCGCTGCACTCGGTCGACCTGGCCATCCCCGGCGGCATGTACGGGCTGCTCGGCGCGAACGGCGCCGGCAAGACCACGTTGATGCGGATCCTCGCCGGAGTACTGCCGCCCAGCGGTGGGCAGGTGCGGGTCGGCGGGCACGACCTGGCAACCGGGGCCGGTCGGCTGGCCGTGCAGCGCAGGCTCGGTTACCTGCCGCAGGATCTCGGGCTCTATCCCGACCTGTCGCCCCGGGAGTTCCTGGACTACGTCGGGTTGCTCAAGGGACTCGACGACACGAAGGCGCGTCGCCGGCAGGTGGACGAACTGCTGGAACTGGTGGCGTTGACCGAGGTGGCCGGCCGGCGGATGAAAGGCTTCTCCGGTGGCATGCGCCGGCGGGTCGGCATCGCGCAGGCGCTGCTCGGCGACCCGGCCCTGATCGTGGTCGACGAGCCGACCGCCGGGCTGGACCCGGAGGAGCGGGTACGCTTCCGGACCCTGCTCTCCGGGCTGGCCGGGCACCGGACGGTGCTGCTGAGTACCCACATCGTGGAGGACGTGGCGCAGACCTGCCAGCAGGCGGCGGTGATGGCGGGCGGCCGGGTTGTCTACACCGGGCTGGTCACCGACCTGGTCCGGGTCGGCGAGGGCGCGACCTGGGAGGTGGTGTCCGGTGTCGGGGCGCCGCCGCCGACCGGCGTGGTGGTCTCGGCGGTCAGCCGGTCGGACGGCACCCACTACCGGGTGGTCAGCCCGACACCGCCGACCCCGGACGCGCGGCCGGCCGCACCATCCCTTGAGGACGGATACGTGGCCCTGATGCAGCGCGCCGCCAGGTAA
- a CDS encoding helix-turn-helix domain-containing protein, with protein MSNEMYSVEQVADRLGLHVRTVRGYIRSGRLRAVRIGKQYRIARADLDALTGGPDPAPRGGPAVVEVSSIVQIDGVGRAAADRLGTFLLAGANTNHDPARPLRVQTVHDEERGRMKIVILGDAESTAELLRLLDAVLHGDNGLLDGEVRGA; from the coding sequence ATGAGTAATGAAATGTACTCGGTCGAGCAGGTGGCCGACCGGCTCGGCCTGCACGTCCGGACCGTGCGCGGATACATCCGCTCCGGCCGGCTCCGGGCGGTCCGGATCGGCAAGCAGTACCGGATCGCCAGAGCCGATCTCGACGCCCTGACCGGCGGCCCGGACCCGGCCCCGCGCGGCGGACCGGCCGTCGTCGAGGTGTCGAGCATCGTGCAGATCGACGGCGTCGGCCGGGCGGCGGCCGACCGGCTCGGCACCTTCCTGCTGGCCGGGGCCAACACCAACCACGACCCCGCGCGTCCGCTGCGGGTGCAGACCGTGCACGACGAGGAACGAGGCCGCATGAAGATCGTGATACTCGGTGACGCGGAGTCCACCGCCGAACTGCTGCGCCTGCTCGACGCCGTGCTGCACGGCGACAACGGCCTGCTCGACGGGGAGGTGCGGGGTGCCTGA
- a CDS encoding nucleotidyl transferase AbiEii/AbiGii toxin family protein, producing MNSPAGAGVGLTDEFAARRAVLDHVLALVGTAPCGDALVLRGSMTMRSWVGDRAREPGDLDWVVRPRVPVPLDDLHPHPYVDCLDPVRLWPEAVHGVPRDEPWMFEDFDTGGLPARLPPEGLHWVEAAETAALPRPHEDVAELLRRHPSAGADVRVEPDGIVEEHTWGYSYDSGYRDVDGSGGGGSRLVVPWRAGDALAGTVRLDFAYDERLPEPPRLLAVPRRDGAGPPTVVWAATPELSLGWKLQWLCVDQAVEGLSAGKDLYDAVLLAELPGVRLSPRLLRTLLHRIPDPDLLRPSAVRGWTVDWSALPSGHPPAGTDPAPWLDRLAAALSAGLLG from the coding sequence GTGAACAGCCCAGCGGGGGCCGGAGTCGGGCTGACCGACGAATTCGCGGCCCGGCGTGCCGTACTCGACCACGTGCTCGCGCTGGTCGGCACGGCACCCTGCGGCGACGCCCTGGTGCTGCGGGGCAGCATGACGATGCGGTCCTGGGTCGGTGACCGGGCACGGGAGCCGGGCGACCTCGACTGGGTGGTCCGGCCGCGCGTTCCGGTCCCCCTCGACGACCTGCATCCGCACCCCTATGTCGACTGTCTCGACCCGGTCCGGCTCTGGCCGGAGGCGGTGCACGGGGTGCCTCGGGACGAGCCCTGGATGTTCGAGGACTTCGACACCGGCGGGCTGCCGGCGCGGCTGCCTCCGGAGGGGCTGCACTGGGTCGAGGCCGCCGAGACCGCCGCGCTGCCCCGCCCGCACGAGGACGTCGCCGAGTTGCTGCGCCGGCACCCCTCGGCCGGTGCCGACGTGCGGGTCGAGCCGGACGGGATCGTCGAGGAGCACACCTGGGGCTACTCGTACGACTCCGGATATCGGGACGTCGACGGGTCGGGCGGCGGCGGAAGCCGGCTCGTCGTGCCGTGGCGGGCCGGCGACGCGCTGGCCGGCACGGTCCGGCTCGATTTCGCGTACGACGAGCGGCTGCCCGAGCCGCCCCGACTGCTCGCGGTGCCCCGGCGGGACGGTGCCGGCCCGCCGACGGTGGTGTGGGCGGCGACGCCGGAACTCTCACTCGGCTGGAAACTCCAGTGGCTCTGCGTCGACCAGGCCGTCGAGGGACTGTCGGCCGGAAAGGACCTCTACGACGCCGTACTCCTCGCCGAACTGCCCGGCGTACGGCTGTCGCCCCGGCTGCTCCGTACGCTGCTGCACCGGATCCCCGACCCGGATCTGCTGCGACCGTCGGCGGTCCGGGGCTGGACGGTCGACTGGTCGGCCCTGCCCAGCGGGCATCCGCCGGCCGGGACCGACCCGGCGCCCTGGCTCGACCGGCTGGCCGCCGCGCTGTCGGCGGGCCTGCTGGGCTAG
- a CDS encoding cytochrome P450: MVDQFQRLAAAQLSVTLTGASSVERFDTLRYAFELMLDVTLAGKWPPAVLRWPAYRKARAEILAFARTSLAERAARPAGGPADLLDQALRAVDEHGNPYPAEIRAGMALQGYFAGINTVAYLYSFMLYALLRHPELLARVTAEVDAVYRRDGRLRFDDLRNLGTLRDLVLETLRVYPPAPASARTARTTFGFQGHRVEEGSRLLVATTVPHRLAEYYPEPQRFDVDRDFAASRRAGVYAPFSVGSHTCLGAGMTEVLAVATMAMLVRRLRLALPTPDHELRIRATPGPNPGRRFRVAVLTDR, from the coding sequence GTGGTCGACCAGTTCCAGCGGCTGGCGGCGGCCCAGCTCTCCGTCACGCTCACCGGTGCTAGTTCGGTCGAGCGGTTCGACACCCTCCGGTACGCCTTCGAACTGATGCTCGACGTCACCCTCGCCGGGAAGTGGCCACCGGCGGTGCTCCGCTGGCCGGCGTACCGGAAGGCCCGGGCGGAGATCCTGGCCTTCGCCCGTACGTCGCTGGCGGAGCGGGCCGCCCGACCGGCCGGCGGCCCGGCGGACCTGCTCGACCAGGCGCTGCGGGCCGTGGACGAACACGGCAACCCGTATCCGGCCGAGATTCGGGCCGGGATGGCTCTCCAGGGTTACTTCGCCGGCATCAACACGGTGGCCTACCTCTACAGCTTCATGCTCTACGCGCTGCTGCGTCACCCCGAACTGCTGGCCCGGGTCACCGCCGAGGTCGACGCCGTCTACCGCCGCGACGGCCGGCTCCGCTTCGACGACCTGCGCAACCTCGGCACACTGCGGGATCTGGTGCTGGAGACGCTGCGGGTGTATCCGCCGGCGCCGGCCTCGGCCCGGACCGCCCGGACGACGTTCGGGTTCCAGGGGCACCGGGTCGAGGAGGGCAGCCGACTGCTGGTCGCGACAACGGTGCCGCACCGGTTGGCCGAGTACTATCCCGAGCCGCAGCGCTTCGACGTCGACCGGGACTTCGCGGCCAGCCGGCGGGCCGGCGTCTACGCCCCGTTCTCCGTCGGCAGCCACACCTGCCTCGGCGCCGGGATGACCGAGGTGCTCGCCGTCGCCACCATGGCGATGCTGGTACGCCGGCTCCGGCTGGCACTGCCCACCCCGGACCACGAACTCCGGATCCGGGCGACTCCGGGACCGAACCCGGGTCGACGGTTCCGGGTCGCGGTGCTGACCGACCGGTAG
- a CDS encoding SMP-30/gluconolactonase/LRE family protein, which translates to MARPRIDPVTWRPERAPARARHGRGANPMPPVRLHAVPGQGPEDIAVDSAGRVYTGLTNGHLVRLPATADAGRQVGRVDADGDGDADRDAVLRPVAETGGRPLGIEVDHDDRLVVCDAVRGLLRVDPATSGVSTLVATGTQVGSAPLRLCNNAAVAEDGSIWFSDSSQRFELVHWKADLLEHSGTGRLLRWHPDGRTEEVLTGLQFANGVALAADESYVVVAETGAYRLTRVWLSGPRTGEVDRLADNLPAFPDNLARDGDGLLWIAMGSPRNALLDRVAPWHPAIRRAVWALPEALQPKPANTAWVQALDTDGRVRYDFQATVPGFATVTGVRRHGDTLWLGSLHGGVVAAFDLPATTSAADPPDPS; encoded by the coding sequence ATGGCCAGACCCAGGATCGACCCGGTCACCTGGCGACCGGAGCGGGCACCGGCCCGAGCCCGCCACGGTCGCGGGGCAAACCCGATGCCACCGGTACGCCTGCACGCGGTCCCCGGCCAGGGACCCGAGGACATCGCTGTCGACTCCGCCGGGCGGGTCTACACCGGACTCACCAACGGCCACCTGGTGCGACTCCCGGCAACCGCCGACGCCGGTCGGCAGGTCGGTCGGGTCGACGCCGATGGCGATGGCGACGCCGATCGCGATGCCGTCCTTCGACCGGTCGCCGAGACCGGGGGTCGGCCGCTCGGCATCGAGGTGGACCACGACGACCGGCTGGTGGTCTGCGACGCCGTGCGCGGACTTCTCCGGGTCGATCCGGCCACCTCCGGGGTGAGCACCCTGGTCGCCACCGGCACTCAGGTCGGATCGGCGCCACTGCGGCTGTGCAACAACGCGGCGGTCGCCGAGGACGGCTCGATCTGGTTCAGCGACTCGTCCCAGCGTTTCGAGCTGGTGCACTGGAAGGCGGACCTGCTCGAACACTCCGGCACGGGGCGACTGCTGCGGTGGCATCCGGACGGGCGTACCGAGGAGGTGCTGACCGGGCTCCAGTTCGCCAACGGAGTGGCCCTGGCGGCCGACGAGTCGTACGTGGTGGTGGCCGAGACCGGGGCGTACCGGCTGACTCGGGTGTGGCTGTCCGGGCCGCGTACCGGAGAGGTGGACCGGCTGGCCGACAACCTGCCGGCCTTTCCCGACAACCTCGCCCGGGACGGCGACGGGCTGCTCTGGATCGCGATGGGCTCGCCCCGCAACGCGCTGCTGGACCGGGTCGCGCCCTGGCACCCGGCGATCCGGCGGGCGGTCTGGGCGCTGCCGGAGGCGTTGCAACCGAAGCCGGCGAACACCGCCTGGGTGCAGGCGCTCGACACCGACGGCCGGGTCCGGTACGACTTCCAGGCGACCGTCCCCGGCTTCGCCACGGTGACCGGCGTACGCCGCCACGGCGACACCCTCTGGCTGGGCAGCCTGCACGGCGGTGTCGTCGCCGCCTTCGACCTGCCGGCCACGACCTCGGCGGCAGACCCGCCCGACCCGAGCTGA
- a CDS encoding DUF4180 domain-containing protein has protein sequence MPDEIQDRAGMPVLVCDPAGPPITTERDALDLIGAAFLGAAVVAVPASRLDPSFFSLGTRFAGEVMQKFVNYRLRLVVVGDISGHLATSSALRALVDESNRADQIWFVPDLDALDDRLRALADRPGARLA, from the coding sequence GTGCCTGACGAGATCCAGGACCGGGCCGGGATGCCGGTGCTGGTCTGCGACCCGGCCGGGCCGCCGATCACCACCGAACGCGACGCGCTGGACCTGATCGGCGCCGCATTCCTCGGCGCCGCGGTGGTCGCGGTGCCGGCGAGCCGGTTGGACCCGAGCTTCTTCTCCCTCGGTACCCGTTTCGCCGGCGAGGTGATGCAGAAGTTCGTCAACTACCGGCTGCGGCTGGTGGTGGTCGGCGACATCTCCGGACATCTGGCGACGAGTTCGGCGCTGCGCGCCCTGGTGGACGAGTCGAACCGGGCCGACCAGATCTGGTTCGTGCCGGATCTCGACGCCCTCGACGACCGACTCCGCGCTCTGGCCGACCGGCCGGGCGCCCGTCTGGCCTGA
- a CDS encoding VOC family protein → MNWTLEVVVVPVSDVDRAKSFYADQLGFHVDHDTRIGDGVRIVQLTPPGSGCSVVIGTGAVPEMPPGSLRGLQLVVPDLAEARAQLVERGVQVSEIQVLGENPRPVDDPLDNVGFVFFSDPDGNGWAVQQISSRG, encoded by the coding sequence GTGAACTGGACCCTGGAAGTGGTGGTTGTTCCCGTCTCCGACGTGGACCGGGCCAAGAGCTTCTACGCCGACCAACTCGGCTTCCACGTCGACCACGACACCCGGATCGGCGACGGGGTGCGCATCGTCCAGCTCACCCCGCCCGGCTCCGGCTGCTCGGTCGTGATCGGCACCGGCGCCGTACCGGAGATGCCGCCCGGCTCGCTGCGTGGTTTGCAACTGGTCGTCCCCGACCTGGCCGAGGCGCGCGCCCAACTCGTCGAGCGGGGCGTCCAGGTGAGCGAGATCCAGGTGCTCGGCGAGAACCCGAGGCCGGTCGACGACCCGCTGGACAACGTCGGGTTCGTCTTCTTCAGCGATCCGGACGGCAACGGCTGGGCGGTACAGCAGATCTCCTCCCGGGGATAG
- a CDS encoding SRPBCC family protein, whose product MSGGGRELTVTTPTDLEIVLTRAFDAPAALLFDALTRPDLLRRWFGAHGWQLVDCQLDLRVGGAWRFVSRGPGGAEMAHGGLYQLIEPSRRLVYTERYDDQSYPGDTLIAHRLVERAGLTTLTTTIRYATPEGRDRVLRYPMRRGVAEGYGRLDDLLAELTGDLPTTRRHAAERPHRHAAERPR is encoded by the coding sequence GTGAGCGGCGGCGGTCGGGAGCTGACCGTGACCACGCCGACCGACCTGGAGATCGTGCTGACCCGGGCCTTCGACGCGCCGGCCGCGTTGCTCTTCGACGCGCTGACCCGCCCCGACCTGCTCCGCCGCTGGTTCGGCGCGCACGGTTGGCAGCTCGTCGACTGCCAGCTGGACCTGCGGGTCGGCGGCGCGTGGCGGTTCGTCTCCCGGGGCCCCGGCGGCGCGGAGATGGCGCACGGCGGGCTCTACCAGTTGATCGAGCCCTCCCGCCGGCTGGTCTACACCGAGCGGTACGACGACCAGTCGTACCCGGGCGACACCCTGATCGCCCACCGGCTCGTCGAACGGGCCGGACTGACCACCCTGACCACCACGATCCGGTACGCCACCCCGGAGGGCCGGGACCGGGTGCTCCGCTATCCGATGCGACGAGGTGTCGCCGAGGGCTACGGCCGGCTCGACGACCTGCTGGCGGAGCTGACCGGAGACCTGCCGACCACCCGACGACACGCAGCCGAACGCCCGCACAGACACGCAGCCGAACGCCCGCGCTGA
- a CDS encoding zf-HC2 domain-containing protein produces the protein MTHPSELLSAFAAGTLPAERADPVARHVADCPGCAAELTAWRRVADAVGDRVAGVGVPSPGLLAAVLARLAPARGAAPGVPRYAAPLGGAAGRRAVRILAAQRRLVDRRVWPVAAVVMAAGTAVAGWAPPGSSEQVLAIVVPLVAALGVAGACGSGTDPAGELVAASRTGVRAVLLARLTLVLGAIFGAASAASLGLAWFDAGAPPGLFAAWLGPMALLSAVSFALSVLWRPAVGIGVAMGLWVLRLLAGSNALDGTVDRLVEPLWRTSGPLLLCAALLMAGTLVLLPHLPASLGRRAYGR, from the coding sequence ATGACCCATCCGAGTGAGCTGCTGTCGGCGTTCGCCGCCGGAACCCTGCCTGCGGAGCGGGCCGACCCGGTGGCCAGGCACGTCGCCGACTGTCCCGGCTGTGCCGCCGAACTGACCGCCTGGCGACGGGTGGCCGACGCCGTCGGTGACCGGGTCGCGGGGGTCGGCGTACCGTCGCCGGGATTGCTGGCCGCGGTGCTTGCCCGGCTGGCGCCGGCCCGGGGCGCCGCGCCCGGCGTACCCCGGTATGCGGCACCGCTCGGCGGCGCCGCCGGGCGACGGGCGGTGCGGATCCTGGCCGCGCAGCGCCGGCTGGTCGACCGGCGGGTCTGGCCGGTCGCCGCCGTGGTGATGGCGGCCGGCACCGCCGTCGCCGGCTGGGCGCCGCCGGGCAGCTCCGAGCAGGTCCTGGCCATCGTGGTACCCCTGGTCGCGGCGCTCGGAGTGGCCGGGGCCTGCGGCAGCGGCACCGACCCGGCCGGCGAACTCGTCGCGGCGAGCCGCACCGGGGTACGCGCGGTGCTGCTGGCCCGGCTCACCCTGGTGCTCGGCGCGATCTTCGGCGCCGCCTCGGCCGCCTCCCTCGGGCTGGCCTGGTTCGACGCGGGTGCGCCGCCGGGGCTCTTCGCCGCCTGGCTCGGACCGATGGCCCTGCTCTCGGCGGTCAGCTTCGCGCTGTCGGTGCTCTGGCGGCCGGCGGTCGGCATCGGGGTCGCGATGGGCCTCTGGGTACTCCGCCTGCTGGCCGGCTCCAACGCGCTGGACGGCACGGTGGACCGGCTGGTCGAACCGCTCTGGCGGACCAGCGGGCCGCTGCTGCTGTGCGCGGCGCTGCTGATGGCCGGCACACTGGTACTCCTACCGCACCTGCCGGCCAGCCTCGGACGCCGCGCCTACGGCCGCTGA
- a CDS encoding TrpB-like pyridoxal phosphate-dependent enzyme, translated as MGEPSKILLDESEMPRRWYNVVADLPAAPPPVLHPGTLAPVGPDDLAPLFPTSLIEQEVTAERYVDIPEEVLDVYRLWRPSPLYRAHRLERALGTPAKIFYKYEGVSPAGSHKPNTAVPQAYYNAAAGVRRLTTETGAGQWGTALAFACSQYGLDCEVWQVRASYDQKPYRKIMIEMFGGVIHPSPSELTAAGRAVLASHPDSPGSLGIAISEAVEVAAGSPDTNYALGSVLNHVLLHQTVIGEEAITQFGKVGLTPDVIVGCTGGGSNFGGLAFPFLREKLAGRMEVTIRAVEPASCPSLTRGVYAYDFGDTAGMTPLMKMHTLGHDFIPDPIHAGGLRYHGMSPLISHVYELGLIEAVAKNQRECFEAGVRFARTEGIVPAPEPTHALAACIEEALRCRETGEEKVILTALCGHGHLDLAAYGAYLAGDLADHELSEAQLHAATAGLPVVDGR; from the coding sequence ATGGGTGAGCCGAGCAAGATTCTGCTGGACGAGTCGGAGATGCCGCGCCGCTGGTACAACGTCGTGGCCGACCTGCCCGCCGCGCCGCCGCCGGTGCTGCATCCCGGCACACTGGCCCCGGTCGGGCCGGACGACCTGGCACCGCTGTTCCCGACGAGCCTGATCGAGCAGGAGGTGACCGCCGAGCGCTACGTGGACATCCCGGAGGAGGTACTCGACGTCTACCGGCTCTGGCGACCGTCCCCGCTGTATCGGGCGCACCGGCTGGAACGGGCGCTCGGCACACCGGCCAAGATCTTCTACAAGTACGAGGGGGTGTCGCCGGCCGGGTCGCACAAGCCGAACACGGCGGTGCCGCAGGCGTACTACAACGCGGCGGCGGGAGTCCGGCGGCTGACCACCGAGACCGGGGCCGGCCAGTGGGGCACCGCGCTCGCCTTCGCCTGCTCGCAGTACGGCCTGGACTGCGAGGTGTGGCAGGTGCGCGCCTCGTACGACCAGAAGCCGTACCGGAAGATCATGATCGAGATGTTCGGTGGCGTGATCCACCCCTCGCCGTCCGAGCTGACCGCGGCCGGCCGGGCGGTGCTGGCGAGCCACCCGGACTCCCCCGGCTCGCTCGGCATCGCGATCTCCGAGGCGGTCGAGGTGGCCGCCGGCAGCCCGGACACCAACTACGCGCTGGGCAGCGTGCTCAACCACGTACTGCTGCACCAGACGGTGATCGGCGAGGAGGCGATCACCCAGTTCGGCAAGGTCGGGCTGACCCCGGACGTGATCGTCGGGTGCACCGGCGGCGGCTCCAACTTCGGCGGGCTGGCGTTCCCATTCCTCCGGGAGAAGCTGGCCGGCCGGATGGAGGTGACGATCCGGGCCGTCGAACCGGCGAGCTGCCCGTCGCTGACCCGGGGCGTCTACGCGTACGACTTCGGCGACACCGCCGGGATGACGCCGCTGATGAAGATGCACACCCTCGGACACGACTTCATTCCTGACCCGATCCATGCCGGCGGGCTGCGCTACCACGGGATGTCACCGCTGATCTCGCACGTCTACGAGCTGGGGCTGATCGAGGCGGTGGCGAAGAACCAGCGGGAGTGCTTCGAGGCGGGCGTGCGGTTTGCGCGTACCGAAGGAATCGTGCCGGCTCCCGAGCCCACCCACGCGCTGGCCGCCTGCATCGAGGAGGCGCTGCGGTGCAGGGAGACCGGCGAGGAAAAGGTGATCCTGACCGCACTGTGCGGACACGGGCACCTGGACCTCGCCGCCTACGGCGCATACCTCGCCGGTGACCTGGCCGACCACGAACTCTCCGAGGCGCAGCTGCACGCCGCCACCGCCGGACTGCCCGTCGTGGACGGACGGTAG